A genomic segment from Spirosoma sp. SC4-14 encodes:
- a CDS encoding Crp/Fnr family transcriptional regulator: MKITKTSCDLSSCLLCKNSVAGWLPLIDANRQMLSFKKKEVIFSEGSLVAGVYFVYKGTVKIHKAWSPQKELILSFARKGDMIGYRALGNDQILPITATALDDVTLCFVALPFFELSLQSSHPLTYALMRFYANALQEAEKRMRNLALMDVKGRVAETLLMLHHKFGADEMGQIAMNLTRQVMAAYAGTTYETFFRMLNELKAEGLIQQTDESLILLDAEKLATLTHTDP, translated from the coding sequence ATGAAAATTACTAAAACCTCCTGTGATTTAAGCAGTTGCCTACTCTGCAAAAACAGTGTGGCGGGCTGGCTTCCCCTGATCGATGCGAATCGACAGATGCTGTCCTTCAAAAAAAAAGAGGTGATTTTTTCGGAGGGGAGCCTGGTAGCAGGGGTCTATTTCGTCTATAAGGGCACCGTCAAAATCCACAAGGCATGGAGCCCCCAAAAAGAACTGATCCTGAGCTTCGCCCGGAAAGGTGACATGATTGGCTATCGGGCACTGGGCAACGACCAGATTCTGCCTATCACCGCCACCGCGTTAGACGACGTTACCCTATGCTTTGTCGCGTTACCTTTTTTTGAACTTTCCCTCCAGTCCAGTCATCCACTTACCTACGCGCTGATGAGGTTTTACGCCAATGCCTTGCAGGAAGCCGAAAAACGGATGCGTAATCTGGCCCTGATGGACGTAAAAGGCCGGGTGGCCGAAACGCTGCTAATGCTGCACCATAAATTTGGAGCGGACGAAATGGGGCAGATCGCGATGAACCTAACCCGTCAGGTGATGGCGGCCTACGCGGGCACGACCTACGAAACATTTTTTCGTATGCTCAACGAGCTAAAAGCCGAAGGGTTGATTCAGCAGACCGACGAGAGCCTGATTCTGCTGGATGCCGAGAAACTGGCGACCCTGACCCATACCGATCCCTAA
- a CDS encoding AraC family transcriptional regulator: protein MMKKQAFHTYQLQEYPDNSTAKGGFYMIRLRDLIRQIKTIDQPHAHSFHLLLYLWKGSGTHTIDGQTYCVTPPQLYFLTPGQVHGWSLTDDTEGYLLFFEAAFFQARYPKRLFDYTFFRADRTTSLLTLSADARRVPTLFDWAYQAFILPHTQHTEVFASLLHLLLEQVSDLYDQANPACQLNRSSLVNRFVELLDTQFIHQKTCASYAGQLGISPNYLNHCCRQQMGKTASQLIYDRLLAEIGRLLLNTDLPIKAVSYAVGFSDSAYFSRFVHKHTGQTPQQIRQQANNR, encoded by the coding sequence ATGATGAAAAAACAGGCATTTCATACCTACCAGCTTCAGGAGTATCCCGATAATTCGACGGCGAAGGGTGGGTTTTACATGATCCGGCTCCGGGACCTCATCCGGCAAATCAAAACGATTGACCAGCCCCATGCGCATTCGTTTCACCTGCTGCTGTACCTATGGAAAGGGTCAGGTACGCACACAATTGATGGTCAGACGTACTGCGTTACACCCCCACAACTATACTTCCTGACGCCGGGTCAGGTTCACGGCTGGTCACTAACCGATGATACGGAAGGGTATCTACTTTTCTTCGAGGCAGCTTTTTTCCAGGCTCGCTACCCGAAACGGCTGTTTGATTATACCTTTTTTCGGGCCGACCGAACCACCTCCCTACTAACACTTTCGGCTGATGCCCGTAGGGTACCCACCCTTTTCGACTGGGCCTATCAGGCATTTATCCTTCCCCATACCCAGCACACGGAGGTATTTGCTTCGCTGCTTCATTTGCTGCTCGAACAGGTCAGCGATCTCTACGATCAGGCAAATCCCGCCTGTCAACTAAACAGGAGCAGCCTGGTGAATCGGTTTGTCGAATTGCTCGACACGCAGTTTATTCACCAGAAAACCTGCGCCAGCTACGCCGGGCAGTTAGGCATTAGCCCCAATTATCTCAACCACTGCTGCCGCCAACAGATGGGCAAAACCGCCAGTCAACTCATCTACGACCGCCTACTGGCAGAAATCGGCCGGCTGCTGCTCAATACCGATCTGCCCATTAAAGCAGTTAGTTACGCCGTTGGTTTTTCGGATTCGGCTTATTTCTCCCGGTTCGTTCACAAGCATACGGGGCAAACCCCGCAACAAATCAGGCAGCAAGCCAATAATCGTTGA
- a CDS encoding cbb3-type cytochrome c oxidase subunit I: protein MHETVIPFPSTHPNEPQSVWFRYVFSTDHKVIAKQYLITGIVWSIIGVALSVMFRLQLGFPGMKLNFLRPVLGTWITESGKIDPDFYLALVTMHGTIMVFFVLTAGLSGTFSNFLIPLQIGARDMASGFLNMLSYWFFFVSSVIMFSSLFIQTGPAAGGWVVYPPLSALPQAHKGSELGMTLWLISMALFIVSQLLGGINYITTVINLRTRGMSFSKLPLTIWGFLLTAVLGLISFPVLFAAVLLLIFDRSFGTSFYLSEIYIKGEALPNVGGSPILFQHLFWFLGHPEVYIVILPAFGIISEVMATNARKPIFGYRAMIASLMGIAFLSFVVWAHHMFVSGMNPFLGSVFMFLTLIIAVPSAVKSFNYITTLWRGNLHFTPAMLFAIGFVSVFISGGLTGIIMGSSALDIQLHDTYFIVAHFHLVMGAASAFGLLAGIYHWFPKMFGRMMNERLGYIHFWLTFIGVYLIFFPMHYLGIAGFPRRYYSFTSYDFMKSTFVDMNSFITIAAVVTFTAQWIFVWNFFYSMVKGRKATQNPWRSTTLEWTAPIHPGHGNWPGEIPAVYRWSYDYSKPGAREDFIPQNVPYSQTPESNLPHENEQIAFEKEINAQNLNDPFKQPT, encoded by the coding sequence ATGCATGAAACCGTGATTCCATTTCCCAGTACGCATCCCAACGAGCCGCAATCAGTCTGGTTCCGTTATGTGTTCAGTACCGACCACAAAGTGATTGCCAAACAGTATCTAATTACAGGGATTGTCTGGTCAATCATCGGGGTAGCCCTGTCGGTCATGTTCCGGCTTCAGCTGGGTTTTCCGGGCATGAAACTGAATTTTCTGCGCCCCGTACTAGGCACCTGGATTACTGAATCGGGTAAAATTGATCCTGATTTTTACCTGGCCTTAGTCACGATGCACGGCACGATCATGGTCTTTTTTGTGCTGACAGCAGGACTAAGTGGCACGTTTTCCAACTTCCTGATTCCCCTCCAGATTGGCGCCCGCGATATGGCATCGGGTTTTCTGAATATGCTTTCGTACTGGTTCTTTTTCGTTTCCAGCGTGATCATGTTTTCCTCGCTGTTTATCCAGACGGGCCCTGCTGCTGGGGGCTGGGTCGTTTATCCGCCCCTGAGTGCCCTGCCGCAGGCACACAAAGGCTCCGAACTGGGCATGACACTTTGGCTCATCAGCATGGCCCTGTTCATTGTTTCTCAGCTACTGGGTGGCATCAACTACATCACAACGGTTATCAATCTACGAACCCGTGGCATGTCGTTCAGTAAGCTGCCACTCACCATCTGGGGCTTTTTATTAACGGCGGTATTGGGCCTGATTTCATTCCCCGTACTGTTTGCGGCGGTACTGCTGCTGATTTTCGACCGGAGTTTTGGCACTAGTTTTTACCTGTCCGAAATTTATATCAAGGGAGAAGCGCTGCCCAACGTAGGGGGGAGCCCCATTTTATTTCAGCATTTGTTCTGGTTCCTGGGGCACCCGGAAGTGTACATCGTTATCCTGCCCGCCTTTGGTATTATTTCGGAAGTCATGGCCACGAACGCCCGTAAACCTATTTTTGGTTACCGGGCCATGATTGCCTCCCTGATGGGCATCGCTTTCCTGTCGTTTGTGGTTTGGGCGCACCACATGTTTGTATCGGGGATGAACCCCTTTCTGGGATCAGTTTTCATGTTTTTAACGCTGATTATTGCGGTTCCTTCGGCCGTTAAGTCCTTTAATTATATCACTACTTTATGGCGTGGCAATCTCCATTTTACCCCGGCTATGCTGTTTGCCATTGGGTTCGTTTCCGTATTTATTTCGGGCGGGCTAACGGGTATTATCATGGGGAGTTCGGCTCTGGACATCCAGTTGCACGACACCTACTTTATCGTGGCACACTTTCACTTGGTGATGGGAGCCGCGTCGGCGTTTGGCTTACTGGCTGGTATTTATCACTGGTTTCCGAAGATGTTCGGGCGTATGATGAACGAACGGCTGGGGTATATCCACTTCTGGCTGACCTTCATTGGGGTTTACCTAATCTTTTTCCCGATGCACTACCTGGGCATTGCCGGTTTCCCCCGTCGATATTATTCCTTTACCAGTTACGATTTCATGAAGTCTACCTTCGTTGACATGAATAGTTTCATTACCATAGCGGCTGTTGTGACGTTTACGGCTCAGTGGATTTTTGTCTGGAATTTCTTCTACAGTATGGTCAAAGGCCGCAAAGCCACGCAGAATCCTTGGCGGTCAACTACCCTGGAGTGGACCGCACCTATCCATCCGGGTCATGGCAACTGGCCGGGCGAGATTCCGGCGGTCTATCGCTGGTCGTACGATTACAGCAAGCCGGGAGCCAGAGAAGATTTTATTCCCCAGAACGTGCCCTATTCGCAAACGCCTGAATCCAACCTGCCCCACGAAAACGAGCAGATTGCTTTTGAAAAAGAAATCAATGCCCAAAACCTGAACGACCCGTTTAAGCAACCGACCTAA